In Amyelois transitella isolate CPQ chromosome 5, ilAmyTran1.1, whole genome shotgun sequence, one DNA window encodes the following:
- the LOC106138247 gene encoding sin3 histone deacetylase corepressor complex component SDS3: MQLLRVASTMSYQGSPYSGPGDEYDFEDDGYDDLDEYRDQEDTLLPPTFDDSDEDTEEASETDVPKSDEPLEIKEQMYQDKLANLKKQLQQLEDEIHPEFLRRVKRLEHQLHERLRLNKIYKDHMHEVVEKEYVAEKKAAAKEFEEKKIELRENLLNDFEDKRRAIENERNSMELNGDSMEVKPAMKRILRRRANEPAPAPEKRRKALTTTLTFQLDDRDIDADLRAIAAANPARVATTNNTQPRKHVNSSSCESPVRESNETTETRVEDGKLLYERRWFHRGQSVYVEGRDIPRFPGQIHAITDEAIWVKRPNLERFRIYISQLARGKVTLKRRAS; the protein is encoded by the exons ATGCAACTGTTACGCGTTGCCTCGACTATGTCTTACCAAGGATCACCATATTCGGGCCCGGGAGATGAATATGACTTCGAGGACGACGGGTACGACGATCTAGACGAATATAGAGACCAAGAAGACACCTTGCTGCCACCAACATTTGATGACAGCGATGAAG aCACAGAGGAAGCAAGTGAAACAGATGTACCCAAAAGTGATGAACCTCTTGAGATTAAAGAACA gATGTACCAGGACAAGCTGGCGAACCTCAAGAAGCAGCTGCAGCAGCTGGAAGATGAGATCCACCCGGAGTTCTTGCGGCGGGTGAAGAGGCTCGAGCATCAGCTGCACGAACGGTTACgacttaacaaaatttataa agaTCACATGCATGAGGTGGTAGAAAAAGAGTATGTTGCAGAGAAGAAGGCAGCAGCTAAGGAGTTTGAAGAGAAGAAGATTGAATTGAGAGAGAATTTGCTGAATGATTTTGAAGATAAGCGGAGAGCCATTGAAAATGAGAGAAATAGTATGGAGCTTAATGGAGATTCAATGGAG GTGAAACCAGCAATGAAGAGGATACTCCGGCGGCGCGCCAACGAGCCTGCGCCTGCGCCGGAGAAGCGTCGCAAAGCGCTCACCACCACGCTCACCTTCCAGCTGGACGACCGCGACATCGACGCCGACCTGCGAGCCATCGCCGCTGCCAATCCCGCCAGGGTTGCGACGACTAATAATACCCAGCCGAGGAAGCATGTCAACTCCAGTAGCT GTGAATCACCAGTCCGGGAGAGCAACGAAACGACAGAGACGAGAGTGGAAGACGGCAAGTTGCTGTACGAGAGGCGATGGTTCCACCGGGGCCAGAGCGTCTACGTGGAAGGCCGGGATATACCCAGGTTTCCCGGGCAGATACACGCCATAACCGACGAGGCG ATATGGGTGAAACGGCCGAATCTCGAGCGGTTCAGGATATACATATCGCAGTTAGCGCGGGGCAAAGTGACTTTAAAACGGAGGGCCTCGTAA
- the LOC106139024 gene encoding uncharacterized protein LOC106139024, which translates to MGRYRKKIGSRPYRNYSNEAVENAVASVRKGMSIRKAAEKYNVPPATVQRKVRCKHMNKVGRPTVFSNEDENIIVEALILCGKWGFPITAFDLTLIVKQYLDTKGKTEPRFKNNLPGRFWLKGFLDRNKHEISYKFCENIKRARAAVNPEMISDYFDNLMISLEGVKPEAIVNFDETNFTDDPGKTKVLVRRGFKSPKNIIDASKSSTSVMFAGSASGALLPIYVVYKAEHLYDSWLRGGPANTFYNRTRSGWFDSTTFEDWFFKVVVPYFSSVGEGPKAILGDNLASHLSVKVIQKCAESDIRFIFLPANSSHLTQPLDVAYFRPLKAIWRKTLLEWKQKTRGCIPKDQFPRLLKRSLDQLLTSSENLKSGFRAAGICPLNKQTVLAKLPVETPENNSTSKEWASAFESFLKESRLNTSAPLKVRKKKLQASAGQSLTVSDITNPSNTQNIEEVDVGICDAEEDYLEVNIDSDPLFTQPKTAREEDTDTTVSSNYSVHDTSDSDNISELQDFDNLIEKTTTQSNIIPNIKLKQQRKHVYLDSEDQENIFFQPRVSKSREKSKGEEDIISQSKISKSVQKLSSSTKDQNNVITQPEVFASPQEPLSSTNQDDIITLPKVYEPEQQPSTSKSIDIKRKPKDQNDITSQPKVFKSTQQPSSSKSAKMKLKQILSETKNEHIETEPTSEVSVKMYDFVKIHLIYDGFKNKPMVKEFFAQITEILNENEYSCKFLRKSTNKGIYVFPPVDDIMTVDSQKIISVVKPVLLKRGRYSFNVNVSNIKPNLIINED; encoded by the coding sequence ATGGGAAGGTATCGAAAGAAAATTGGGTCACGGCCATACCGTAACTACTCCAATGAAGCGGTTGAAAATGCAGTGGCTTCAGTGCGAAAAGGTATGTCGATTAGAAAAGCtgcagaaaaatataatgttccACCAGCCACTGTACAGAGAAAAGTGCGTTGTAAGCATATGAATAAAGTTGGAAGACCCACAGTTTTTTCAAATgaagatgaaaatataattgtagaaGCCTTAATTCTTTGCGGGAAATGGGGATTTCCTATAACAGCCTTTGACTTGACGCTTATTGTGAAGCAATACCTTGACACGAAGGGAAAGACAGAACCTAGATTTAAGAACAATTTGCCAGGAAGATTTTGGTTGAAAGGATTTTTAGACCGAAACAAACATGAAATTTCGTACAAGTTTTGTGAAAACATTAAAAGAGCAAGAGCTGCTGTTAATCCTGAAATGATATctgattattttgataatctAATGATTAGCTTGGAGGGAGTAAAACCAGAAGCAATtgtgaattttgatgaaactaaCTTTACCGACGACCCtggaaaaacaaaagtattagTAAGAAGAGGTTTCAAAAGTccaaaaaatatcattgacGCTTCGAAATCGAGCACATCGGTTATGTTTGCAGGATCAGCATCAGGAGCTTTATTACCAATATATGTCGTATATAAGGCTGAGCACCTTTACGATTCTTGGTTGAGAGGAGGGCCAGCTAATACATTCTACAATCGAACAAGAAGCGGTTGGTTTGACAGTACAACGTTTGAAGACTGGTTTTTCAAAGTGGTTGTACCTTATTTCAGTTCGGTAGGTGAAGGTCCGAAAGCAATACTAGGAGATAACCTGGCAAGTCATCTGTCTGTAAAGGTTATACAAAAATGTGCGGAATCAGATATTCGTTTCATATTTCTCCCTGCAAATAGTTCACACTTAACCCAACCGCTTGATGTCGCTTACTTCCGTCCACTTAAAGCAATATGGCGAAAAACCTTATTAGAATGGAAGCAGAAAACCAGGGGCTGCATTCCCAAAGATCAGTTTCCGCGACTTTTAAAACGATCGTTAGATCAACTGTTGACATCTTCAGAGAATTTAAAGTCAGGGTTTCGTGCAGCTGGGATTTGCCCtctcaacaaacaaacagttcTGGCCAAGCTTCCCGTTGAAACTCCAGAAAATAACAGCACATCTAAAGAATGGGCGAGTGCATTcgaaagttttttaaaagaaagtcGTCTTAATACATCAGCTCCTCTTAAAgtgagaaagaaaaaattgcAAGCTTCGGCAGGTCAAAGCCTTACAGTCTCCGATATTACAAATCCTTCAAATACTCAAAATATTGAAGAAGTAGACGTGGGAATTTGTGATGCAGAAGAAGATTATTTAGAAGTAAACATAGATTCAGATCCATTATTTACGCAACCGAAAACAGCACGTGAAGAAGACACGGATACTACAGTTTCTAGCAATTATTCTGTACATGATACATCTGATAGTGATAATATATCTGAATTACAAGATTTCGAtaatttgatagaaaaaacCACAACCCAATCAAATATCATTcctaacattaaattaaaacaacaaagaAAACATGTATATTTAGATTCTGAAGatcaagaaaatatatttttccagCCAAGAGTCTCTAAATCACGAGAAAAATCAAAAGGTGAAGAGGACATAATTTCGCAatcaaaaatatctaaatcagTACAGAAACTGTCTTCTTCCACAAaagatcaaaataatgtaattactCAGCCAGAAGTATTTGCATCACCACAGGAACCATTATCTTCCACTAATCAAGACGACATTATTACGCTACCAAAAGTATATGAACCAGAACAGCAACCATCTACCTctaaatctattgatataaaacGCAAACCTAAAGATCAAAACGATATAACTTCGCAgccaaaagtatttaaatcaaCACAGCAACCATCATCCTCCAAATCTGCTAAAATGAAactgaaacaaattttaagtgAAACCAAGAATGAACATATAGAAACCGAACCTACTTCTGAAGTATCTGTAAAAATGTATGACTTTGTAAAAATTCACTTAATATATGAtggctttaaaaataaaccaatggTAAAAGAGTTCTTTGCTCAGAtaactgaaatattaaatgagaATGAGTATTCCTGTAAGTTTTTGAGAAAAAGCACAAATAAAGGAATTTATGTATTTCCCCCTGTTGATGATATTATGACTGTTGACtctcaaaaaattatatcagttGTTAAGCCAGTATTGTTGAAAAGAGGTCGTTACAGTTTCAATgtaaatgtaagtaatataaagccaaatcttattattaatgaagactga